One stretch of Harmonia axyridis chromosome 1, icHarAxyr1.1, whole genome shotgun sequence DNA includes these proteins:
- the LOC123671412 gene encoding egl nine homolog 1 isoform X1, translating into MNSCNIISCAVCGHTDKLYSCSRCKLIFYCSKEHQKKDWKKHKINCGKSLEDKSFGRGNVTYIEEKQSPFDRIKIENSSITPPRTPPLSNQSLTDSPSTSGISTANFSKQSRTLEAQLTPPSTPETEENKSKLCTEDPTSTTLQNGAIKLVRQESSASVSIPQQGSAESEILATAIERLCFYPQSLYNTLSNQETVHQQKMPVNRRNIVPSTNEFRQRSDPAFLHLTPTDDMVNIIIEDLNAHGLCVLDDFCGPQIGKAVLQEVLNIYSKGIFQDGQLVSKSKNDAQSIRSDKILWVDGKEPHCRFIGQVLKKIDSLVMRANKTPNNGKLGCYNINGRTKAMCAVYPGSGTHYVKHVDNPNHDGRCVTAIYYLNLNWDVKRDGGVLRIYPESEKEKMAEVAPLFDRLIFFWSDRQNPHEVQPAYSTRYAITLWYYDGPERALATKKFEIENKLNQQRAAKLPITHDQIRLLQQLTAALRVLDNQRQERFHQLAREKELTKKNVPPS; encoded by the exons atgaattcatgTAATATTATATCTTGTGCAGTATGTGGACATACTGATAAATTATATAGTTGCTCCCGTTGCaagttaatattttattgttcaaaAGAACATCAGAAAAAAGATTGGAAGAAACATAAAATTAATTGTGGGAAATCCTTGGAAGATAAAAGTTTTGGCAGAGGTAACGTTacatatattgaagaaaaacagtCACCGTTCGACAGaattaaaatagaaaattctTCAATTACCCCTCCTAGAACTCCACCTCTTTCCAATCAGTCTTTGACAGATTCTCCAAGTACATCAGGTATATCAACAGCGAATTTCTCTAAACAGTCCAGGACTTTAGAAGCTCAGCTAACACCTCCATCTACACCAGAAACTGAAGAGAATAAAAGTAAACTGTGTACAGAAGACCCTACCTCTACTACATTACAAAACGGTGCTATTAAATTAGTACGTCAAGAAAGTAGTGCCTCTGTCTCAATACCTCAACAAGGAAGTGCTGAAAGTGAAATTTTAGCAACAGCCATTGAACGATTGTGCTTCTATCCACAAAGTCTTTACAATACTTTATCAAATCAAGAAACTGTTCATCAACAAAAAATGCCAGTTAATAGAAGGAACATTGTACCTAGTACTAATGAATTCAGGCAAAGATCTGATCCTGCTTTCTTACATTTAACACCTACAGATGATATGGTGAATATAATTATTGAAGATTTAAATGCTCATGGCCTTTGTGTTTTGGATGATTTTTGTGGCCCTCAAATAGGAAAAGCAGTGTTACAAGAAGTGTTGAACATTTATAGTAAAGGAATTTTCCAGGATGGTCAATTGGTATCGAAGAGTAAGAATGATGCGCAGTCTATTCGTAGTGATAAAATATTGTGGGTGGATGGCAAAGAGCCTCATTGCAGATTCATTGGAcaagttttgaagaaaatagaTAGTTTGGTTATGAGAGCTAATAAAACTCCCAATAATGGAAAATTAGGTTGTTATAATATAAATGGCAGAACCAAG GCAATGTGTGCGGTGTATCCAGGTTCAGGTACCCATTATGTCAAACACGTTGATAATCCAAATCACGATGGACGCTGTGTCACTGCTATTTATTATCTCAACCTTAACTGGGATGTTAAGAGAGATGGAGGAGTTCTACGAATATATCCAGAAAGTGAAAAAGAAAAA ATGGCCGAAGTAGCACCTTTGTTTGATAGACTAATATTCTTCTGGTCTGACCGTCAGAATCCCCATGAAGTTCAACCAGCCTATTCAACACGCTATGCCATTACCTTGTGGTATTATGATGGACCTGAAAGAGCTCTTGCTACAAAGAAATTCGAAATAGAAAATAAG CTTAATCAACAGCGTGCTGCAAAATTACCAATAACTCATGATCAAATCAGATTATTGCAACAGTTAACAGCGGCTTTAAGGGTATTAGATAACCAAAGGCAAGaacgatttcatcaattagCAAGGGAAAaagaattaacaaaaaaaaatgtgcctCCTTCATAG
- the LOC123671412 gene encoding egl nine homolog 1 isoform X2 produces the protein MNSCNIISCAVCGHTDKLYSCSRCKLIFYCSKEHQKKDWKKHKINCGKSLEDKSFGRGNVTYIEEKQSPFDRIKIENSSITPPRTPPLSNQSLTDSPSTSGISTANFSKQSRTLEAQLTPPSTPETEENKSKLCTEDPTSTTLQNGAIKLVRQESSASVSIPQQGSAESEILATAIERLCFYPQSLYNTLSNQETVHQQKMPVNRRNIVPSTNEFRQRSDPAFLHLTPTDDMVNIIIEDLNAHGLCVLDDFCGPQIGKAVLQEVLNIYSKGIFQDGQLVSKSKNDAQSIRSDKILWVDGKEPHCRFIGQVLKKIDSLVMRANKTPNNGKLGCYNINGRTKAMCAVYPGSGTHYVKHVDNPNHDGRCVTAIYYLNLNWDVKRDGGVLRIYPESEKEKMAEVAPLFDRLIFFWSDRQNPHEVQPAYSTRYAITLWYYDGPERALATKKFEIENKVQRTNMT, from the exons atgaattcatgTAATATTATATCTTGTGCAGTATGTGGACATACTGATAAATTATATAGTTGCTCCCGTTGCaagttaatattttattgttcaaaAGAACATCAGAAAAAAGATTGGAAGAAACATAAAATTAATTGTGGGAAATCCTTGGAAGATAAAAGTTTTGGCAGAGGTAACGTTacatatattgaagaaaaacagtCACCGTTCGACAGaattaaaatagaaaattctTCAATTACCCCTCCTAGAACTCCACCTCTTTCCAATCAGTCTTTGACAGATTCTCCAAGTACATCAGGTATATCAACAGCGAATTTCTCTAAACAGTCCAGGACTTTAGAAGCTCAGCTAACACCTCCATCTACACCAGAAACTGAAGAGAATAAAAGTAAACTGTGTACAGAAGACCCTACCTCTACTACATTACAAAACGGTGCTATTAAATTAGTACGTCAAGAAAGTAGTGCCTCTGTCTCAATACCTCAACAAGGAAGTGCTGAAAGTGAAATTTTAGCAACAGCCATTGAACGATTGTGCTTCTATCCACAAAGTCTTTACAATACTTTATCAAATCAAGAAACTGTTCATCAACAAAAAATGCCAGTTAATAGAAGGAACATTGTACCTAGTACTAATGAATTCAGGCAAAGATCTGATCCTGCTTTCTTACATTTAACACCTACAGATGATATGGTGAATATAATTATTGAAGATTTAAATGCTCATGGCCTTTGTGTTTTGGATGATTTTTGTGGCCCTCAAATAGGAAAAGCAGTGTTACAAGAAGTGTTGAACATTTATAGTAAAGGAATTTTCCAGGATGGTCAATTGGTATCGAAGAGTAAGAATGATGCGCAGTCTATTCGTAGTGATAAAATATTGTGGGTGGATGGCAAAGAGCCTCATTGCAGATTCATTGGAcaagttttgaagaaaatagaTAGTTTGGTTATGAGAGCTAATAAAACTCCCAATAATGGAAAATTAGGTTGTTATAATATAAATGGCAGAACCAAG GCAATGTGTGCGGTGTATCCAGGTTCAGGTACCCATTATGTCAAACACGTTGATAATCCAAATCACGATGGACGCTGTGTCACTGCTATTTATTATCTCAACCTTAACTGGGATGTTAAGAGAGATGGAGGAGTTCTACGAATATATCCAGAAAGTGAAAAAGAAAAA ATGGCCGAAGTAGCACCTTTGTTTGATAGACTAATATTCTTCTGGTCTGACCGTCAGAATCCCCATGAAGTTCAACCAGCCTATTCAACACGCTATGCCATTACCTTGTGGTATTATGATGGACCTGAAAGAGCTCTTGCTACAAAGAAATTCGAAATAGAAAATAAG GTACAAAGAACTAACATGACGTGA
- the LOC123671413 gene encoding squamous cell carcinoma antigen recognized by T-cells 3, with amino-acid sequence MDETDDLKMEQSPNSCSSDDEDQIMEIRCKELEKQLLENKYMYDLHLELVDLYEKLADIHSLRAAYQRFHECFPLTPKLWLRWIKTEINVATSEEEKQHILQLFDLAVEDYLSVNLWQAYAEYVMEIGSLEKSRIILEKALNNAALHANDASLLWDYLREIELANLSIVPRETDAWKEQAMRVIKIFQRQLCVPLIGMENTYTEWQEWKSTLPPDIKFDLEPIEWGYQKALKDMELYKPFEEELLTAKDDNEVYEIYKKYIAVAKDPATVICLYERAVTQMSLNPILWLNYCKYVFKLGDSALKVSERSLRNCTWSEDLWVMKLRIMENLNKDENEVMSSFEQGLTNIAPSLGLQLWFTYIEYVKRNTKNEEKLNKILEKASDICGDYDPHYSFGRFHARLLAKNENVKEAISIWNKIMSIPQNKGNLTFWLEFLALIKQYGNVNQIRSLYQKALNSCKDWAYYIAEEWLLFEREFGSLLTVMDCNEKCEKVKTNYQQISQQENTQKVNHDDTRQNKKRKYHQEPSSDNKRAKQEVKKVEIETKQPIEKDPKKTVFVSNIDPKEKETSLRNMFPNAVNIELCRDRKGNSKCFGYIQFSIEEEVMTALARDREPLDGRPLFISHCKPDKNERKTVFKYSTELEKTKLFVRGLPKTLTKDGVMDIFKPYGAVDARIVLHKTGQSKGLAYIEFADSESTKKALTATDQIKIGENIISVALSAPPPKKASDEKLPEPSRHSKSRLQVAFIPRSVQVKSDHPPSENKKVETPKSNDDFRKMLLNK; translated from the exons ATGGATGAGACAGACGATTTAAAGATGGAGCAATCACCCAACTCATGTTCATCTGATGATGAAGACCAG ATTATGGAAATACGTTGCAAAGAGTTAGAAAAGCAATTGCTTGAGAACAAATATATGTATGATCTGCATCTAGAGCTTGTAGATTTGTATGAAAAGCTAGCTGACATCCACTCACTTAGAGCAGCTTACCAAAGGTTTCATGAATGCTTTCCTCTAACTCCAAAGTTATGGCTTAGATGGATCAAAACTGAAATAAATGTTGCTACATCAGAAGAAGAGAAACAACATATATTACAATTATTTGATCTGGCAGTGGAAGATTATTTAT CTGTTAACTTATGGCAAGCATATGCTGAGTATGTTATGGAAATAGGAAGTTTGGAAAAGTCAAgaataattttagaaaaagcttTGAACAATGCTGCATTGCATGCAAATGATGCTTCATTACTGTGGGATTATTTGAGGGAAATAGAATTAGCCAATTTATCAATTGTTCCAAGAGAAACAGATGCTTGGAAGGAGCAGGCAATGCGagtgataaaaatatttcaaagacaaCTCTGTGTACCCTTGATAG gcaTGGAAAATACTTACACTGAATGGCAAGAATGGAAAAGTACATTACCTCCAGATATTAAGTTTGACCTTGAGCCTATAGAATGGGGATATCAGAAGGCTTTGAAAGACATGGAGTTATATAAGCCTTTTGAAGAAGAACTTTTAACTGCAAAGGACGATAATGAAGTAtatgaaatatacaaaaaatatatagcTGTTGCCAAAGATCCTGCAACAGTTATTTGTTTATATGAAAGAGCCGTTACCCAAATGAGCTTAAATCCTATATTGTGGCTAAATTATTGTAAATATGTTTTCAAATTAGGAGATAGTGCTTTGAAAGTTTCTGAAAGATCACTTAGGAACTGTACATGGAGTGAAGATCTATGGGTTATGAAGCTTAGAATCATGGAAAATTTGAACAaagatgaaaatgaagttatgtCTTCATTTGAACAAGGACTTACCAACATTGCTCCCTCACTAGGCTTGCAATTGTGGTTTACGTATATAGAATATGTAAAAAGAAAcactaaaaatgaagaaaaattgaacaaaattttagagAAGGCATCTGATATTTGTGGGGACTATGATCCTCATTATTCATTTGGTAGATTTCATGCTAGGCTTCTAGCAAAAAACGAAAATGTTAAAGAAGCTATATCTATTTGGAACAAGATCATGAGTATTCCACAGAATAAAG GAAATTTAACCTTTTGGTTGGAGTTCTTAGCTTTAATCAAGCAATATGGAAATGTAAATCAAATAAGATCATTATATCAAAAAGCCTTGAATTCTTGCAAAGATTGGGCCTACTATATTGCAGAAGAGTGGTTACTATTCGAAAGAGAATTCGGATCACTTTTGACAGTAATGGACTGtaatgaaaaatgtgaaaaagtCAAGACAAATTACCAGCAAATTAGTCAACAAGAAAATACTCAAAAAGTAAATCATGATGACACTagacaaaataaaaaacgaaaatatCATCAAGAGCCATCAAGTGATAATAAAAGAGCAAAACAAGAGGTAAAAAAGGTTGAAATAGAAACGAAACAACCTATAGAAAAGGATCCAAAAAAAACTGTATTTGTAAGTAATATAGATCCAAAGGAAAAAGAGACTTCTCTGAGAAATATGTTTCCTAATGCTGTAAACATTGAACTTTGCCGAGATAGAAAAGGAAATTCGAAATGTTTTGGATATATACAGTTTTCTATAGAGGAAGAGGTTATGACAGCATTAGCAAGGGATCGTGAACCACTTGATGGTCGACCATTATTTATTTCACATTGCAAGCCAGATAAAAATGAGCGTAAAActgttttcaaatattctacagAGCTTGAAAAAACTAAACTTTTTGTTCGAGGTTTACCAAAAACGTTAACAAAAGATGGGGTAATGGATATTTTCAAACCTTATGGGGCAGTAGATGCTCGAATCGTTTTGCATAAAACTGGACAATCAAAAGGCCTTGCTTATATTGAATTTGCTGATTCTGAAAGTACAAAGAAAGCTCTGACTGCTACCGATCAAATTAAAATTGGGGAAAACATCATTTCAGTAGCACTAAGTGCTCCCCCACCAAAAAAAGCATCAGATGAGAAGCTTCCTGAACCTTCAAGACATTCTAAGAGTCGATTACAGGTCGCTTTTATTCCCAGATCAGTACAAGTTAAAAGTGATCATCCTCCAAGTGAAAATAAGAAAGTTGAAACACCAAAATCAAATGATGACTTCCGAAAAATGCTATTAAATAAgtga